The nucleotide window GGCTCTAATACCAATAGACCGTGTAGTTAGGAGTAAAGCAGTCCCACTCTATGTTGATATCCAGCTCTTGGGCGACTTAGACACTTCGAGCAAGGGGGTTAAAGGTTTCATAAACTATATTTCACGTTATGGCAGGCTGGACTTCAGTAAGTTGAAAAGATCGGTGGAACTAGAAGTACTGGTCTAACCCTTTAGTCTTAACTATGTCATCTAATCTTACTCCTATCCTCCTTATTTTTCTATTATCTTCATTAAGGATTTCCTCCAATAACTCTTTCACCTTTTCATATGCGGTACCTTTACTCACTCCGTGTTTGAACTTTTTTCCCTTAGTTACGATATCTAAGTCTTCCATTACAGCGATTAACGCGATCCTCATAGGTATACCACCTACTTTACTATAGGCCTCGTCCAAAGCCCTTTTAAGATATGGTAAAATAACCTCTTGTTTTCTAGTATTATAAGGTAAAGTTAAAATCCTACTATGCGGTTTTCTACTTTTGTCCTCAACCGGTTCATCATACTTATTTTGAGCCAATTTTAGAAGATATGTCGCTTTCGCCTTGCCTACTTCCTTTTCTAAGGCCTTAAAATCGACCTTAAGGACATCCGTCAATTTGTACACCCCAATAGACGCTAGTTTTTCTGCCAGTACTTTCCCTACACCCGGTACTTCATCTATCTTCAGGTCATTGAGGAAGCTGGGTACGTCTTCAGGCCTCAGGACAGAGAGTCCATTTGGCTTGTTCTTATCAGCTATTATCTTAGCAAGGACTTTATTGGGTGCTATACCTATGGTTACCGTTATTTTTTCTTTTTCAAATATTTCCCCCTTTATCGTTCTGCCTAAGGTATAAGCCTCCTCATAGTCCTTTACTTTATCTGTAATATCCAGATACGCTTCGTCAATACTAGCTATTTCGAGCTTAGTTGAATATTTTCTGAGTATTCCTTCCATAACCCTGTTAGATACCTCTTGATATATCTCTTTCCTCATCGGTACAAACACAGCCGAAGGTGCGAGTTCCATAGCCTTTATAATAGGCATACCGGCTTTAACACCCAGTTTCCTTGCTTCGTAATTCGCTGTGGCCACGGCACCGCTCGTCTTTGTCCTACCTGAGTATACACATACTACTAAAGGTTTTCCTTTGTATTGCGGGTTGAGTACTTCCTCTACTTGTGCGAAGAAGTAGTCAAAATCAATAAAGAGTATAATCATTTGCAATATACACTTGAATTATAAGATTTTAAGGCGTTTAACACTTCCGAAAGGGTAGGAGATGAGGTACCTCCTAGTCTTGTAACCTTAAGTGCTGACGAGATGATTGCTAATTTTAACGATTCCTCTATGCTGTGTCCTTCCATATACCCGTAGTTAAAAGCCGCATCGAACACGTCTCCAGCACCGGTCGTGTCTACTACGTCCTTCACCCTATATGCTTCAGCTTCACATTCACTATCGTGAGAAATCACTCTAGCGCCCCTATCACCCATCTTTATTACTATTATGTTGACCCCCCTTAGCTTGTTTATGTTTACCGCCTTGCTCTCTTTTTCGTTCAAGTAAAGTATATCTACGTTAACTGAGGAGTCCAACTTGGAGCTATTTGGGCCGGGATCATAAGTAACGAGCTCTGAATTGGGGTCTCTTACCACTATTTCTGGGGGAACAGAGGCAAAGTGGATCACATCAAATAGGCCAAAATATTTTTTTACGTCTTCGCTGGAGAGCAGGAGGGAGGACCCTAATTTTCTTACAATGGAGACTTTTCCGTTATCCCTTAGGAGTACCAATGCCATGCTCTGCGGTGCATTGACCTCTTCCACGTAATCTAACCCTACTCCGGTCTCCGCTATTTTCTCTAAAATAGGTCTCACTACCGGAGAGTCTTTTCCGACTTTAGCGAGTATTTTTACACTGTGCCCTAACTTATTCACGGCTATAGCATAGTTTACCGCAGCACCTCCAGGCTGAATGTCCATTGTTTCGGTGGTCAACGGTTCGTCCGGTTCAGGAAAATGATCTAATTTAACTAATATGTCGATATTTATTTTTCCTACCGATAGGTGGATGGGTTTCATATCACTCACCTCAGTTAGCCGCCACATCTTCACTGTTCAGCCCCAAAAGTCTTCATCATTAGTTGTAGAAAAGACGTTTGTAAATAAAAAGTGCTTCTTTCATGGTGGAAGCCACCACCTCGTTAACGAAGAGTTTACCCTAAGAGTAATTAGGATAGTTCGCCATATTAATCATGGCAAGATTTTAAATAGATAGGTTAACAAATTACTTGTGTATCCCCCTAAGATAGGATATGTAATTCCAGATAATTTAAGCGAAGCAATGGAGTTCTTAGAGCAGCATGAAGACGCCCGACCCTTAGCAGGAGGTCACAGCTTAATCCCCGCATTAAAATTAAGGATAATAAGACCCTCATACCTTGTTGAAATCAGGAGGTTTCAAGAGTTAAACTACGTCAGAAAGGACGGTAATCTGTACAGAATAGGTGCACTAACTACGCATTATGATATGATAAAGTCTAATGTCCCGCTCTTGAGTGAGGCGGCAAAGACTATTGCTGACCCACAAGTAAGGAATATGGGTACAATAGGTGGTGTAATATCCCACCTTGACCCGGCTGCGGACTATCCAGCCTCATTAATAGCTATGGACGCCAAAGTCATAGTAAAGAGCAGAAAAGGACAGAGAGTAGTCGACTTTAAGGATTTTGCAAAAGACATGTTCACTCCTGACCTAAATCCGGGTGAACTAGTGGTAGAAGTCCAAGTGCCTGCTTATGACGGGTATAGGTTTTCATACCAGAAATTGGAAAGGAGAGCAGGAGATTATGCCATAGTTGGAGTTGCGGTTCTCCTAAAGCTTAATGGAGAAACGGTCGAAGACGCAAGGATAGGGTTAACGGCTGTAAATAACGTTGCTGTAAGGGCTAGAGGGGCAGAAGAAGAGCTAATAGGTAAGAGGTTAAATGACGAAGTAATCGAGAAAGCCTCTGCCAGAGCAATGGAAAGTGCAAACCCCACTTCCGATATAAGGGGTTCAGCTGAGTATAAGAGGAAGATGGTAAAAGTATTAATTAAGAGAGGTATTAATCAGGCTTTAAAAGGTGATTCTAAATGAAAATAATTGAAAAAGACCAAAAAGCTAAAATAACGTTAAAGGTTAACGGAGAAGTACATCAAGTAGAAGTAGAGCCCAGAAGGCTTCTAGTTCATGTACTACGTGAACTAGGATATACCGGAGTCCATATAGGATGTGACACTTCAAACTGCGGTGCATGCACTGTAATATTAAACGGTAGGTCGGTAAAGTCTTGTACATTGCTCGCAGTTGAGGCAGACGGTTCAGAGATATTAACTGTTGAGGGTTTAAGCAAAGACGGGAAATTACACCCTATTCAAGAAGCTTTCTGGGATAACCACGGCTTACAGTGCGGGTATTGTACACCTGGTATGATAATGGAAGCTTATTGGCTCCTCAAAGAGAACCCTGACCCTACAGAAGAAGAGATTAGAGAAGGGATATCGGGTAACCTATGTAGGTGTACTGGATATCAAAATATAATAAAAGCTATTAAGGACGCTTCACTGAGGCTAAGTCAGAAGGCGTATCCACATCAATAACTACTTCTTTACCGCATTCTATGTAGCACACTTTTTTAACTTTCCCAAGGAGCTGTCTAGCCCCCACATCACCTTTGAGCTCCATGATCAAGCCATATGTCCTCTTGTTCAATATAACGGGGTTTCCCCGGGCTCCGTTATAAGTAGGCACTACCATGTCACATTCTACAGAGAAAGATGAAGTTAGCTTATTAACTGTCTCTTTGGACACCAGTGGCATGTCACCTAGCAGGACTATGACGCCGTCATAGTCTTGGAAAAACCTTATTCCCAGCTTTAAGGACGTAGAAATACCTTCTCTCCATAGAGGATTATAGATTACTATCTCGTCCTCAAGGACTCTGATGAGCTCTTGGTAGTACTTCCCTACTATGATTACTCTATCTAGACCCTCAGAAGCTTCAATCACTTTTCGAATTATTGGCTTACCGTCTATTTCCGCTGTAAGTTTATTTCCACCAAACCTTTTTGCTTCGCCTGCTGCGAGTATAATTGCCCCGATTCTCATAAATACTACTTATTCTAAATAACTATTTATGAAATATGAAGG belongs to Stygiolobus caldivivus and includes:
- a CDS encoding DNA polymerase IV (Dpo4; involved in translesion DNA polymerization; belongs to Y family of polymerases; does not contain proofreading function), translated to MIILFIDFDYFFAQVEEVLNPQYKGKPLVVCVYSGRTKTSGAVATANYEARKLGVKAGMPIIKAMELAPSAVFVPMRKEIYQEVSNRVMEGILRKYSTKLEIASIDEAYLDITDKVKDYEEAYTLGRTIKGEIFEKEKITVTIGIAPNKVLAKIIADKNKPNGLSVLRPEDVPSFLNDLKIDEVPGVGKVLAEKLASIGVYKLTDVLKVDFKALEKEVGKAKATYLLKLAQNKYDEPVEDKSRKPHSRILTLPYNTRKQEVILPYLKRALDEAYSKVGGIPMRIALIAVMEDLDIVTKGKKFKHGVSKGTAYEKVKELLEEILNEDNRKIRRIGVRLDDIVKTKGLDQYF
- a CDS encoding carbohydrate kinase family protein produces the protein MKPIHLSVGKINIDILVKLDHFPEPDEPLTTETMDIQPGGAAVNYAIAVNKLGHSVKILAKVGKDSPVVRPILEKIAETGVGLDYVEEVNAPQSMALVLLRDNGKVSIVRKLGSSLLLSSEDVKKYFGLFDVIHFASVPPEIVVRDPNSELVTYDPGPNSSKLDSSVNVDILYLNEKESKAVNINKLRGVNIIVIKMGDRGARVISHDSECEAEAYRVKDVVDTTGAGDVFDAAFNYGYMEGHSIEESLKLAIISSALKVTRLGGTSSPTLSEVLNALKSYNSSVYCK
- the cutB gene encoding glyceraldehyde dehydrogenase subunit beta, with product MYPPKIGYVIPDNLSEAMEFLEQHEDARPLAGGHSLIPALKLRIIRPSYLVEIRRFQELNYVRKDGNLYRIGALTTHYDMIKSNVPLLSEAAKTIADPQVRNMGTIGGVISHLDPAADYPASLIAMDAKVIVKSRKGQRVVDFKDFAKDMFTPDLNPGELVVEVQVPAYDGYRFSYQKLERRAGDYAIVGVAVLLKLNGETVEDARIGLTAVNNVAVRARGAEEELIGKRLNDEVIEKASARAMESANPTSDIRGSAEYKRKMVKVLIKRGINQALKGDSK
- the cutC gene encoding glyceraldehyde dehydrogenase subunit gamma, which produces MKIIEKDQKAKITLKVNGEVHQVEVEPRRLLVHVLRELGYTGVHIGCDTSNCGACTVILNGRSVKSCTLLAVEADGSEILTVEGLSKDGKLHPIQEAFWDNHGLQCGYCTPGMIMEAYWLLKENPDPTEEEIREGISGNLCRCTGYQNIIKAIKDASLRLSQKAYPHQ
- a CDS encoding nucleotidyltransferase family protein — its product is MRIGAIILAAGEAKRFGGNKLTAEIDGKPIIRKVIEASEGLDRVIIVGKYYQELIRVLEDEIVIYNPLWREGISTSLKLGIRFFQDYDGVIVLLGDMPLVSKETVNKLTSSFSVECDMVVPTYNGARGNPVILNKRTYGLIMELKGDVGARQLLGKVKKVCYIECGKEVVIDVDTPSDLASVKRP